The Coffea arabica cultivar ET-39 chromosome 8e, Coffea Arabica ET-39 HiFi, whole genome shotgun sequence genome window below encodes:
- the LOC113703125 gene encoding NAC domain-containing protein 92-like isoform X2: MEGELKEETLPPGFRFHPTDEELITYYLINKISDSAFTGRAIADVDLNKCEPWDLPGKAKMGEKEWYFFSLRDRKYPTGVRTNRATNTGYWKTTGKDKEIYNSVTSELVGMKKTLVFYRGRAPRGEKTNWVMHEYRIHAKSSYRTAKDEWVVCRVFQKSAGGKKYPSNHSRAVNPYNLEIGPGALSSQMMQADAFQIPMGRNYMSHAEVQELSRVFRGGSSSMNLQIPAQMNYAAVAGGGGCFTISGLNLNLGGAASTQPILRAAPPVPSTMNQQDVTSSMMTNGVMANDSGYGAAEINANAMSNRFVTMEHCPDLDNYWPTY, encoded by the exons ATGGAAGGAGAATTGAAGGAGGAGACACTGCCACCAGGGTTCCGATTTCATCCTACAGATGAGGAGCTCATAACATACTACCTCATAAACAAGATCTCAGATTCTGCTTTTACAGGAAGAGCTATTGCTGATGTTGATCTCAACAAATGTGAACCATGGGATCTTCCAG GAAAggcaaaaatgggagaaaaaGAATGGTACTTCTTCAGCCTCCGAGATCGGAAATATCCTACTGGAGTGAGAACCAACCGAGCCACAAACACGGGATACTGGAAGACCACAGGAAAAGACAAGGAGATCTACAACAGTGTCACCTCAGAATTAGTTGGGATGAAGAAGACATTGGTTTTCTACAGAGGCAGAGCTCCCAGAGGGGAAAAAACCAATTGGGTCATGCATGAATATCGTATTCATGCAAAATCCTCATATCGGACAGCCAAG GACGAATGGGTGGTCTGCCGTGTCTTCCAGAAGAGTGCAGGAGGGAAAAAGTACCCATCAAACCATTCGAGGGCAGTCAATCCTTACAATCTTGAAATTGGCCCTGGTGCTCTTTCATCACAAATGATGCAAGCTGATGCTTTTCAAATCCCTATGGGAAGGAACTATATGAGCCATGCAGAAGTGCAGGAACTTTCCAGGGTTTTTAGAGGTGGATCAAGTAGCATGAACTTGCAAATTCCGGCTCAAATGAATTATGCAGCAGTAGCTGGTGGAGGAGGTTGCTTTACAATATCAGGGCTGAACTTAAATCTTGGTGGAGCAGCCTCGACGCAGCCAATATTGCGAGCAGCACCACCAGTTCCTTCAACTATGAATCAACAAGATGTTACTTCTTCCATGATGACTAATGGTGTCATGGCAAATGACAGTGGCTACGGGGCGGCAGAGATCAATGCAAATGCAATGAGCAACAGGTTTGTGACCATGGAACATTGCCCTGATTTGGATAATTACTGGCCTACATATTGA
- the LOC113703125 gene encoding NAC domain-containing protein 92-like isoform X1, producing MEGELKEETLPPGFRFHPTDEELITYYLINKISDSAFTGRAIADVDLNKCEPWDLPGKAKMGEKEWYFFSLRDRKYPTGVRTNRATNTGYWKTTGKDKEIYNSVTSELVGMKKTLVFYRGRAPRGEKTNWVMHEYRIHAKSSYRTAKQDEWVVCRVFQKSAGGKKYPSNHSRAVNPYNLEIGPGALSSQMMQADAFQIPMGRNYMSHAEVQELSRVFRGGSSSMNLQIPAQMNYAAVAGGGGCFTISGLNLNLGGAASTQPILRAAPPVPSTMNQQDVTSSMMTNGVMANDSGYGAAEINANAMSNRFVTMEHCPDLDNYWPTY from the exons ATGGAAGGAGAATTGAAGGAGGAGACACTGCCACCAGGGTTCCGATTTCATCCTACAGATGAGGAGCTCATAACATACTACCTCATAAACAAGATCTCAGATTCTGCTTTTACAGGAAGAGCTATTGCTGATGTTGATCTCAACAAATGTGAACCATGGGATCTTCCAG GAAAggcaaaaatgggagaaaaaGAATGGTACTTCTTCAGCCTCCGAGATCGGAAATATCCTACTGGAGTGAGAACCAACCGAGCCACAAACACGGGATACTGGAAGACCACAGGAAAAGACAAGGAGATCTACAACAGTGTCACCTCAGAATTAGTTGGGATGAAGAAGACATTGGTTTTCTACAGAGGCAGAGCTCCCAGAGGGGAAAAAACCAATTGGGTCATGCATGAATATCGTATTCATGCAAAATCCTCATATCGGACAGCCAAG CAGGACGAATGGGTGGTCTGCCGTGTCTTCCAGAAGAGTGCAGGAGGGAAAAAGTACCCATCAAACCATTCGAGGGCAGTCAATCCTTACAATCTTGAAATTGGCCCTGGTGCTCTTTCATCACAAATGATGCAAGCTGATGCTTTTCAAATCCCTATGGGAAGGAACTATATGAGCCATGCAGAAGTGCAGGAACTTTCCAGGGTTTTTAGAGGTGGATCAAGTAGCATGAACTTGCAAATTCCGGCTCAAATGAATTATGCAGCAGTAGCTGGTGGAGGAGGTTGCTTTACAATATCAGGGCTGAACTTAAATCTTGGTGGAGCAGCCTCGACGCAGCCAATATTGCGAGCAGCACCACCAGTTCCTTCAACTATGAATCAACAAGATGTTACTTCTTCCATGATGACTAATGGTGTCATGGCAAATGACAGTGGCTACGGGGCGGCAGAGATCAATGCAAATGCAATGAGCAACAGGTTTGTGACCATGGAACATTGCCCTGATTTGGATAATTACTGGCCTACATATTGA